The Chamaesiphon minutus PCC 6605 DNA window GATAGTAATACAAATACGTCTGAATGATTGATATTGCTGTCGATGCCGCCATCGATTAAAATCGAGGCTGGTGCTGCAAAGTCCGCCTGCGCGGACTGGGTTGTATATGTGGACTTCACTTCACGAACAACGGAGCGAGCGGTATTGTAGTCCGCGTAGGCGGACTTCGCATCACGAGCAGAGACTTCAGTCTCTAGGCTCTCTGGGCTACTAGATAATTTAGCTTGCAAAACGTTGTAAAAAGCTCGCGCTTGGGGGCGAGTTTGCAATGGTAGGGGAACGGTATCCGCGCCACCACTGCGGACGGTTTCTAGACACGATCGCATTTGCTGGAGATATTCGATGTCACCGAGGCGTTTGGCGCGGTGGGCATCGATCGCGGTTTGAATTAATTGACTCAATCGCAGGTATAATACAGGGTCTTCTTCCATCCGTTCGATCGCGACTTTTTTGATTCTCGCGGCGATGGCATCGGCTTGGGCGGCTGTTCCTACAATACTTTCAATTTCGGCATTCGATCGATCCAGATCGAAAATATCTACAGGTTCGATAATAGTCATAAATTCCGACGCGCCGATTTCTTTTTCTACCATTCGGCGAATTTGGTCGGTATATTCCGAATAGTCTACCTTTTCGCCGTACCTGACTTTAACTAGATCCCGCAGCTTGAGCCAAGATTTGAGATCTTGGAGATAGCGGTGTTTGGTAGTTTCGGGAGTATCGGCTTGAAAGGGAGCATTACTGAGGGCGAGGCGGAGATTTTTGGCGAAATCGCGCAGGGCTGCATAAAATTCGTCCCGACGATCTTGGGGTTCGAGCCACTGCTGGAGGCTTTCGGTATCCTGAAGATTAGTCACGCCTTTAAATACATCCCACACCGCCGCGTGTAAAGTGGGCAATTTGGCAATTTCTACGCGCACGTCTACCAAGGCACCCTCAATATCCTCTCGATCGAAGCCTTCTTGCTCCAAGGCGGCGTAGATTTCTAGGGCTTGGTTCATTTCGCCAAAAATGCCCCGATAGTCGATTACCAGCCCGTATTCTTTGCCCTCGAACACCCGATTTACTCGCGCGATCGCTTGTAATATATTATGTTCTTTGAGCCGTTTGTCGATATACAAAATCGCATTGCGCGGCGCGTCAAAGCCCGTCAGCAGTTTATCAACGACGATTAATAAATCTGGTGCATCGTCACCATCGCCATCTTTGAATTTTTCGATTAGCCTGTCTTGATAATTTTTCGGCGTGCCATAAATTGCCATCATATCTTTCCAAAAGCGTTGGACTTCCGAAAGATCGGCTTCATTGACACTATCGTTATCTTCGCGAGTATCTGGGGGCGAAATAATTACTGCCGATCGCACTTTACCCCAATCGTCGAGAAGTTTTTTATATGTAATTGCCGCGCGTTTGCTAGAGGTAGCGAATTGTCCTTTTAATTTCGTACCCTTGAAATGTTTGTCAAAATGTTGACTGAGATCGTAGGCAACTTCTCGCATTCTTGCATCGGCTTCATACAGCGGTTCGGCACTTTTGAACTTGCGTTTCAAGTCGGCTTTTTGTTCGGAATTTAAGTCAGATGTAATCCGATCGAACCATTTATCAACAGCTTCAGTATTTTTGAATTCACTTTCTCGCCCTTCATAAACGATCGGCACTACTGCTTTATCCCCGACAGCTTTGGGCATAGTATAAGAGTGAATAAACCCGCCGAATTTCTGGGCGGTACTTTTATCCTTTTTGAGTAATGGCGTACCTGTGAAGCCGATATAACAGGCATGTGGGAACACATTTCGCATCTTGGCGTGAATTTGCCCGTATTGGGAGCGATGGGATTCATCTACTAGCACAAATATATTCGGGCTGGGATTTTCACCCTTTTCTCTAGCGACAGTATCAAATTTATCGATGACGGTGGTAATAATTTCGGCTTTGGGGAGATTGAGTAATTCGAGTAGATTTTTACCACTTTGAGCTTGAGTCGGCGGCAGTTTACAATTGCCGAAAGTAATGGTAAGTTGATCGTCTAAATCGACTCGATCGTTAACTAGAATAATCTTCGGATTGAGAATACTTGGTTCTCTAATTAATGCTTTAGCTAATAACACCATCGTCAACGACTTTCCGCTCCCCGTCGTGTGCCAAATTACGCCACCCTGACGCGACTTATCCCCGCGTACCTGCTTGACTCGATCGATCGTTGCTCTCACCGCAAAATACTGTTGATAACGGGCGATCTTTTTATCTCCAGCATCAAATAAAATATAACCATGAATCAGAGCTAATAATCGTTGCGGTGCGAGTAAACTGTAGATTAATCGATCTTGAGCCGAAACTAATCTCTCACCCGCTGCCCAGAGTTCGCGAATTTTTACCTGCTCCCAAGTTTGCCGCCAGCTTAATAGTTTCTGACTTTGAGTTGCTGAAAGATCCACATTAATGAGGGCGTATAATTCGGCTTCAAACTTATCTAATCCTCCCTCTTCTTTCCACACTGCCCAAAATTCTTTTGATGTGCCAGTAGTCGCATATTGGGCTGAGTTTTGAGCGATCGCCATTAAGATTTGAGTAACACAAAAAAAGTGCGGAATCTCATCCGTACGCTGATTTCGTAAGTGTTGACTAATCGCTTCTTCAGTAGCTTTGGGCAGATCTGGGCGTTTACATTCGATCGCCACCAACGGAATCCCATTCACAAATACCACAATATCAGGGCGACGAGTTTGGGTACTATTCAACCGCTCGACTTCAAACTCATCGGTAACGTGATAGCTATTATTCGATGGATTTTCCCAGTCGATATATTTGAGTTGATGGCTTTTCTTATCGCCATCGATCGTTTGTTCGAGACTTTTTCCTAATACTAATAAATCGTAAATCTGTGCGCTAGTAGTGTAGAGAGCATCGTAAGGAAATTGACTAATAGCCGCGACAGCAGTTTGAATATTTGCATCGCTAAATGGATGTATTTTACCAGATCGATCGATTTGATTGAGCTTATGAAGTTGAGCCGTCAGGATATCTTCAAGTACTACCTTCGATCGTTTCCCCTGACGATGTGCGAGTGCTTCGGCTGGCGTGATGTAGGTATACCCGATGTTTTGGATCAGGGCGAGGGCGGGGATTTGAGATGAGATGACTTCGCGTAGATCGATCGGGGATGGGGTCATAATAATTTCGTAGGGTGTGTTATCGCGGAGCGTAACGCACCTGCTCCACCATAAATTAAGTTTACGGTAGGTTGGGTTGAAGAATGAAACCCAACATCTCTAGGGTGTTTGTGCGTTCGTTGGGTTTCGCTATCGCTCTACCCAACCTACAATGTTTCTATTGTAAAGATCCGTAGGGGCGGGTTTATGCTAGTAAATATCGCTAAATTCTAGAAATACCAAACGAACCCGCCCAACCCCACCAGCAACGCCCAGATCGTTTTCTATCATCAGATCGAAACATGCGTCGGTTATTGGTGGGGAGGGCGGGTTCGATCGATCGTTATCGTTACATTCGGTATTCCTAGCATAAACCCGCCCCTACAGATCCTTAAATCATTTCAACCCTAATCTTACCTGTCAATAACTGTTGCATCAATCCTAGTTTCTGTTGCTTGTAAGCAGCCAGTTGTTTTTCTAGCGTTGATATTTCCTCATCGGCGGCAGAGAGTACAGCAGCAATCTTTTCCTGTTCTGGAATTGATGGTAATTTTACGGCGAACTGTCTAATAAAATCACTAGGAACTCGTTGCTGTCCACCAGATCCTTGCATCATGGTTTTACCACGCATTCCAAAATTATAAGTTCGAGTTAAATAATATAAATAAATTGGGATAATTTCCATCTTTGCTCTAAGTACGAAAAATTCTGTGCTTCCAAATCCTATACCTCGCAAACCTTCAATAAATGCACCCTTTCCATTTTCAAAACATGGGGTGATTTTTGCAACAAGAGTATCGCCATTAATAAATGCTGTATATCCACTTGTAGAAGTATCTAAATTTATGCTAGCGATATTCTTTAAATGTCCAGACTCAGAAACGCTTGCCATTTCCACAAACTCACCCACGAATTGAAGATTATTAGGATGGCTTCTGGGATTAATATCTGCAATCTTTTCAAGTGATACTTTCTTCCACTCGCTACCTTCAAACTCCTTAAAACGTTTCTTCCCAGTCAACAACTGCTGCATCAGCCCCTGCTTGCGCGATCGAACCCTCCCAATCAACTTCTCCAGCAGATCGATCGACTCATCCCAAACCCCAAGTATCTCCGCAATCCTACACTGTTCTAAAAGCGGCGGTAAAACGATTGGAAAATCATTTATTTGCTGAGTACTTATATGTGGTATTGCCGTTTCTGTTTGAACACTTTTCACATATTGCTCAAATCTATGGCTCATTACCAAGTAGGGCAGAAACTTCTGCTCTAGTCCTTTATTAGCTCTTAACCGTGCAACTCGCTGTACGAGTAAAGCGGGTACATCTTCCTCTCGAATAATTGCAATCTTGAGTCCATTACTTACTAATACACGATCCATCGCGATTATAAGATCTTGAGGATTTAGATAATACTTGTTCAGTCCTTCTACATTATTTAATGACCAATGTTTAGCACCATCCCATCTTGTAGAACCTGGAATAATATTATCTCCACGTAGCAACCGAATAGATTGCTCAGATTCAGTATACAGTTCACTTTTGAATGGATAGCCAGTAATTATATCTACGTGATTGCCAAGAGTTGTTTTTAGCCAACCTTTCATAAGCCCAACTCCTCCAAATACCCAACCATCCGAAACTTAACCTTAGATAACTCCTCCTCCAAACCATCGATCTCCGCCTGAACTGCCCCAATATCGATCTCCGCCTCCTCCTCAAAAGTATCCACATACCTGGGAATATTCAGATTAAAATCATTCTCCTGAATCTCATCAAACCCCGCCAAATAAGCATACTTCTCGATCGTTTCTCGCTGCGTGTATGCCGCCACAATTTTGACGATATCTGCCGCCCTGAGATTGTTCTGGGTTTTCACATCCGCAAAATCCCGACTGCCATCGATAAATAGCACCTTATTGTCTGGTTTATTCCGCTTAAATACCAACACCGCCGCCGGAATTCCCGTACCGAAAAACAGATTACTCGGTAAACCAATTACCGCATCTAACAGATTTTCGGCGATTAATTGTTGGCGAATCTTCCCCTCACTACTGCCCCGAAATAACACCCCGTGGGGCACCACTACCGCCACTCTACCGCGCTCTAGGCTCATGGTTTCGACGATGTGGGAGATAAAGGCAAAATCCCCCTTACCCTTGGGGGGAATGCCCCGATTGAAGCGTTTGAACCTGTCGGAAGCTACATCATCCGCGCCCCATTTATCCAGACTAAACGGCGGATTGGCTACCACCACTTCAAACCGCATTAACTTATCATTTTCCAACAGCTTGGGATTGCGAATCGTATCGCCCCACTCTACCCGCGCACTATCTACCCCATGTAGAAACATATTCATCTTGGCTAAAGCCCAAGTACCGCCCGTATTCTCCTGCCCAAACAGGCTATAGTTATCACTCCCCTGACGGCGCACATAGTTGGCACATTTAATCAACAGCGAACCCGAACCGCAAGTAGGATCGCAAATTCGCTCTCCTGGCTGAGGTGCGACGAGTTCCGCCATTAGTTCCGATACTTCCCCAGGCGTGTAAAATTCCCCCGCTTTCTTGCCTGCTCCAGCGGCGAATTTGGCAATCAAGTATTCGTAAGCATTGCCAATCACATCCAGATTACCGATACGGGATGGGCGCAAATCTAGTTTCGGATTGGCGAAATCTTCCAGCAGCATCTTCAAGCGGGTATTCCGCTCCCGCGTCTGCCCTAAATTCGCCTCGCTATTAAAATCAATATTCCGAAACACCCCCGCCAGCTTGAGTTTATTGGCTTCCTCAATCTGCTCTAATGCCTTATTAATTACCTCGCCGAGGTTGGTATCATTCCGTTTGGTATAAATATCATCAAACCGACAATCGGGGGGCAATACAAACCGCTCCCGCTCCAATCGCCGCAGAATCCGCTCCTTATCATCGCCATACTGCTCTTGCAATTGCGCGTAATGTTCCGTCCATGAGTCGCTGACGTATTTGACGAACAACATCACCAGCAGATAGTTTTTGTACTCGCTAGCATCGATCGTACCTCTGAAGGTGTCGCAAGCGCGCCAGAGGATATTATTAATCTCGTCTTGATTGACAGGGAGGAAGGGGATAGTAGTTTTGTCCATTCAGAATCCATGCTGGCATTTTTAGCATTCTCCCACATCCCACTGTCGGCATCAGGATTTTGAGGATGTAAGGATGGACAGGATGAGGTGGTTTGTGGGTAGCATCATCTTAATATTAATATCCTTTGTATCCTAAGTAAGTAGGTGCAAATATTTATTAAATAGATAATGCCTGAAACCTTAGAGATCGATTTTATCTTTTCCATCTAATTTACTCAGGAGACGTTAAGGTAATTCCCCTCCTCGGAGGGGCAGGGGTGGGTTTCTAAGTTTTCATAGGTACTTGTTTAACCAAAATCGGCACCGATAATTGCGGATATAATTGATGAATTTTTAGCAAAGTTTCTAACGCACGAGCCTTTTCGCCGATCGCGATCGAGGCTGATTGTCTGGTTAATAATTCAATTACTACTTGAGCCGCAGCTTCACTTTTAATTGCTTCGCTATTGAGGAAGGCAAAGATCCGTTGTTTGGCGACGCGAGCGCGGTTGACTTGGGCGAGGACGCGAGTAAAATAAGGCGTCAATTCTTGCAGTCTGTCGAGGTTTCCCGCTGCATAGTCTTCGAGATATTGACTGGCGAATAGCTGCATATCGGTAGTGGGATGTTCGCTAAATTTGAGCAGATATTCTAAGCCATCTTGTTGTTGAAAACAGCTCCCGACTAGATCGCGTCCGAATTTCCGCACGTCTTCACGATTGCTATCGCAAATACTAATTACTACTGAGGGGCTAAGTTCGGCGGGGGTGAGCAGTTCGCCAAATAGCTTGAAGCCAAATTGACGGGAGTCTTCCCATTTGGATGCCATGACTACGGTAGCAGCGAGTAAGTCCGCAGGTTGTTGGCGCAAGCGCGGTAAGATTTGCTCTAACATTTGCCAGCCAGCGACGCGAATTGCCAGAATTTCATGATGGGTGAGTTCGGCAATTTTTTCGGTAGCTAATGTATCTGCCCAGCGGGTACTATTGACTTGTAAAATCTTACCTGCGAGATCTTGGCTGGCAGTAGCAGCAGATTTAAGCAACGTCCAGGTAATTTCAGCACTGGTAACTGCCATCCAATTTGGTAAGTCATTTTGCAATAGTTGCGAGATGAACGTATGCAATCCTTCGTGTGCTTCGGGTGCTAATAAGATCGGAATTAATCGATCGAGTAAAGTAGTGGTAAAATCTGGGTGCGCTGCGGCAATTCGCTGGATACTGGCACGAATTGCCGATCGCATTTCGGGGAGTTCGTGAGTGACTAATGTTAAAATTAGTTCGATTCGTTCTATTAAAAGTTCATCTGGTAATTGTCCGAATAATTGGACGCCAATGACGCGGACTGAAGCAACTGGCGATTCTAATAAAGCATCGATTAAACCGGGCGGTAGATCGATCGTTTGCGTCTGATGATTGAGTAAGATTTGCGCGCCACAAGTTTGTAAAACTGGGAGCGGATGACGGAGTAAATCGAGGACGATTTCTAAACCGATCGCTCTTAAGGCGACACTAAAACAAGTAATTAATGTTTGAGTGGCATGTTCGGCAATATGCGATCGCGTCGTATCTAAAGTTAATAATTCAGCAATAATGCGTCCGATTATCGTCCGTGCGGTATCCGCTGGGAAAATCGTATTGCATAATAATTGTTGAATAAATAACTGTGTATCTACTTCGGGACTGATAATTAAACCTGCAATTAAACGATCGTCAGTAATAAATCGATCGATCTGGGTGCGAATCCAATTATGTGCTTCGCTCCGAGCGGGTGCGTAAGCACAATTAGCGATCGCGAGAATCAGATCGGTTTGGGGATTGTCGGGTTGATAGCGAGAGCGCGCTAATTCAAAGCCAAATTGAGCGGTAACTTCGTAAGGTTTGGCTAACAGTTGCATCAAGATCTCGATCGAGATGCCTTGGCAAAATTCGGCACAAGTTCTAATTGCTTTGATGGCAAATTCATGAACTGGCTGGCACTGACTCTCTGATAATAGTTGGAGTAGTAAATGCGGTTGTTGCTCCCATAATTCTGGAAACGCTTCTTCCCGAACATTCGGAGCCGGATCGCCGATTTTATATGTAGACTTACACCGCCAGACATCATTCGATGGCGGCAATTCATAGCGCGGACTATTAGTATAGAGAATGTGATTGAATGCTAAATAAGCTGCATATTTATCCCAGCTAATGCGGCGATTGCGACGTTCGGTGTGGTGCCAATAATTTGATTCGCGAATGGGAGTGGCATCGAGATCGCTATATTGCAAGAGGATATGTACCGCTAGCGGTACATATTCCGATCGATTTAATTCGCCCAAAGTTTTGAGCGATCGCCAGACTCGCCGCCGCAAATAATCGCGAGTTTTATGACTATAAGCCAATCGACAATTCGACTTAGCCATTTCTGCTTGGAATTCACCCGTTGGTGTTGACTCATATTGGCCTGTTTTGGGATTGCGTACCCAATTTTGCATCCGTAAGTATTCACTAGTATTAGGGATGTAAATACCGTAAGTATTACTATTATAAAATGCGGGAGTTCGATCGAGTCGATAAACCAGGATGCCAAATACTTCGGCGTCGTGGCGATATTCAGCAATCTTGAAAATGTGCCGCAACCGCTGAAAATAATTGGGCTGGAAGGGTGCGTGTCGCACTATCTCTAGAACAGCAGGGCGAGTATGTTCGCTATCAATCTGATATAGCAAATCTAGTACGTCAAATTGAGGCGGCGTAGCGGTGGCAAGATAAGTTTGTAAAGCCTCGATAATAGTGGCTGTGGCTGCACCTTGCCGCACTAACTCGCGCAACGGCTTGGGTAATTTGACGATTAGTTCGTCGCGCAATGCCCCCGCACCTTCTGGATTGAGCTTGAATAAAGCTTCGAGCGCAATTCGGCGGATATGAGCTGGCGTGTCGGCTTGACGGTAAATCGCGTCTAACATCGGCACCGCGCTGGCATCGCCGCAATTTCCCAATGCCCAAGCGATACTATAATTCGTCAGCGGATTGTTGCCCCATAATTGCATCAGTAAAGGCGTCGCTGCGGCTAATTGTAACTCTCCCGATCGCCAAATCGCCCGATCGATTTTCCATTCCTTCGGTTTGGTGATGGCATTGCGGTTATTTACCGCCAACATCAATCTGGCTAACACCGCTCGGTTGCGTTCATCTGGTTCGTCGATGTTCGCAGGTACGGCAACACTCGCTGCAACCGCTTCAGGTGCCACCGTACCCGCCTCGCGATAGCCTTTAGTTACTTTCGATCGAATTAGTCGATCGAACACCCGTTGCGCCTCATTTAGCGGGACTGCGGTTACTGTTTCTGCCCCTTCGCGCAGATTGCCCCCGCGTCTACCATAGCGATAATTTACCATGTAGCGATCGGGTGCTACTTGACACAGATCGACTTCATAGACTTTATCCGAACTACCTGCTTGATAGACGAGGGTGGTGCGTTGAATGAGTTGCATAGACGATCGGTAACAAATTCTCGATACTATTGTACTATACGATCGATCCAGTGACAATCCAATACTTCTGTTGCTCACATCTTGCACCAATATGGAAAGACTAGTGCTTAGTAGAGATAGTCGGGTACCCACAAGCGGCGTTTTTATTCGGGGGGAACCCCCGAATAAAAAAACGACAAGACAGGGGCACCCCTACGCAATTAATCTGTAGGGGTGCCCCTTGTGGGTACCCTGGGTCTACACTAAGCACTAGTAGTCTACGGCGTAAATAAGGTTACTATTTTGGGAGACTCGGAGACTGGGAGAAAGAAACGATCGTTACGGATTGCAGATAGAATCGATCGAGACGGAATTGCGATCGCGTTGAGTGCGAATGCCAGCGAGATACTCCTGCAAACGCTCGCAGCCCTTGGCATAAGAAGCATCGAGGCTCAGATATACCCGTTCTAACCTCGCCAAATTCCAGAATCTCATCACGCCATTTTTATCCACCGCGACGAAAGTTTTACCATCGGGGCTAAATGCCAGACTTAAAGCATTAAAACTCTCAATCGTGCGCCGCAATTCGCCCTTGCGACTCCAGAATTTAATCGTCCCCCCGCCACTGGTGGCAATTTCCTGTGAGTCAGGGCTAAATTGAACGTCATCGCTAGCAGCTTG harbors:
- a CDS encoding type I restriction endonuclease subunit R; translation: MTPSPIDLREVISSQIPALALIQNIGYTYITPAEALAHRQGKRSKVVLEDILTAQLHKLNQIDRSGKIHPFSDANIQTAVAAISQFPYDALYTTSAQIYDLLVLGKSLEQTIDGDKKSHQLKYIDWENPSNNSYHVTDEFEVERLNSTQTRRPDIVVFVNGIPLVAIECKRPDLPKATEEAISQHLRNQRTDEIPHFFCVTQILMAIAQNSAQYATTGTSKEFWAVWKEEGGLDKFEAELYALINVDLSATQSQKLLSWRQTWEQVKIRELWAAGERLVSAQDRLIYSLLAPQRLLALIHGYILFDAGDKKIARYQQYFAVRATIDRVKQVRGDKSRQGGVIWHTTGSGKSLTMVLLAKALIREPSILNPKIILVNDRVDLDDQLTITFGNCKLPPTQAQSGKNLLELLNLPKAEIITTVIDKFDTVAREKGENPSPNIFVLVDESHRSQYGQIHAKMRNVFPHACYIGFTGTPLLKKDKSTAQKFGGFIHSYTMPKAVGDKAVVPIVYEGRESEFKNTEAVDKWFDRITSDLNSEQKADLKRKFKSAEPLYEADARMREVAYDLSQHFDKHFKGTKLKGQFATSSKRAAITYKKLLDDWGKVRSAVIISPPDTREDNDSVNEADLSEVQRFWKDMMAIYGTPKNYQDRLIEKFKDGDGDDAPDLLIVVDKLLTGFDAPRNAILYIDKRLKEHNILQAIARVNRVFEGKEYGLVIDYRGIFGEMNQALEIYAALEQEGFDREDIEGALVDVRVEIAKLPTLHAAVWDVFKGVTNLQDTESLQQWLEPQDRRDEFYAALRDFAKNLRLALSNAPFQADTPETTKHRYLQDLKSWLKLRDLVKVRYGEKVDYSEYTDQIRRMVEKEIGASEFMTIIEPVDIFDLDRSNAEIESIVGTAAQADAIAARIKKVAIERMEEDPVLYLRLSQLIQTAIDAHRAKRLGDIEYLQQMRSCLETVRSGGADTVPLPLQTRPQARAFYNVLQAKLSSSPESLETEVSARDAKSAYADYNTARSVVREVKSTYTTQSAQADFAAPASILIDGGIDSNINHSDVFVLLSIGIEDIITKHKVRDWQHHKDIQNRMMNEIDDLVHDLKKTHNLFIHWADLDELIAKILKIAENYEVS
- a CDS encoding type I restriction-modification system subunit M, coding for MDKTTIPFLPVNQDEINNILWRACDTFRGTIDASEYKNYLLVMLFVKYVSDSWTEHYAQLQEQYGDDKERILRRLERERFVLPPDCRFDDIYTKRNDTNLGEVINKALEQIEEANKLKLAGVFRNIDFNSEANLGQTRERNTRLKMLLEDFANPKLDLRPSRIGNLDVIGNAYEYLIAKFAAGAGKKAGEFYTPGEVSELMAELVAPQPGERICDPTCGSGSLLIKCANYVRRQGSDNYSLFGQENTGGTWALAKMNMFLHGVDSARVEWGDTIRNPKLLENDKLMRFEVVVANPPFSLDKWGADDVASDRFKRFNRGIPPKGKGDFAFISHIVETMSLERGRVAVVVPHGVLFRGSSEGKIRQQLIAENLLDAVIGLPSNLFFGTGIPAAVLVFKRNKPDNKVLFIDGSRDFADVKTQNNLRAADIVKIVAAYTQRETIEKYAYLAGFDEIQENDFNLNIPRYVDTFEEEAEIDIGAVQAEIDGLEEELSKVKFRMVGYLEELGL
- a CDS encoding WGR domain-containing protein, with the translated sequence MQLIQRTTLVYQAGSSDKVYEVDLCQVAPDRYMVNYRYGRRGGNLREGAETVTAVPLNEAQRVFDRLIRSKVTKGYREAGTVAPEAVAASVAVPANIDEPDERNRAVLARLMLAVNNRNAITKPKEWKIDRAIWRSGELQLAAATPLLMQLWGNNPLTNYSIAWALGNCGDASAVPMLDAIYRQADTPAHIRRIALEALFKLNPEGAGALRDELIVKLPKPLRELVRQGAATATIIEALQTYLATATPPQFDVLDLLYQIDSEHTRPAVLEIVRHAPFQPNYFQRLRHIFKIAEYRHDAEVFGILVYRLDRTPAFYNSNTYGIYIPNTSEYLRMQNWVRNPKTGQYESTPTGEFQAEMAKSNCRLAYSHKTRDYLRRRVWRSLKTLGELNRSEYVPLAVHILLQYSDLDATPIRESNYWHHTERRNRRISWDKYAAYLAFNHILYTNSPRYELPPSNDVWRCKSTYKIGDPAPNVREEAFPELWEQQPHLLLQLLSESQCQPVHEFAIKAIRTCAEFCQGISIEILMQLLAKPYEVTAQFGFELARSRYQPDNPQTDLILAIANCAYAPARSEAHNWIRTQIDRFITDDRLIAGLIISPEVDTQLFIQQLLCNTIFPADTARTIIGRIIAELLTLDTTRSHIAEHATQTLITCFSVALRAIGLEIVLDLLRHPLPVLQTCGAQILLNHQTQTIDLPPGLIDALLESPVASVRVIGVQLFGQLPDELLIERIELILTLVTHELPEMRSAIRASIQRIAAAHPDFTTTLLDRLIPILLAPEAHEGLHTFISQLLQNDLPNWMAVTSAEITWTLLKSAATASQDLAGKILQVNSTRWADTLATEKIAELTHHEILAIRVAGWQMLEQILPRLRQQPADLLAATVVMASKWEDSRQFGFKLFGELLTPAELSPSVVISICDSNREDVRKFGRDLVGSCFQQQDGLEYLLKFSEHPTTDMQLFASQYLEDYAAGNLDRLQELTPYFTRVLAQVNRARVAKQRIFAFLNSEAIKSEAAAQVVIELLTRQSASIAIGEKARALETLLKIHQLYPQLSVPILVKQVPMKT
- a CDS encoding restriction endonuclease subunit S, with the translated sequence MKGWLKTTLGNHVDIITGYPFKSELYTESEQSIRLLRGDNIIPGSTRWDGAKHWSLNNVEGLNKYYLNPQDLIIAMDRVLVSNGLKIAIIREEDVPALLVQRVARLRANKGLEQKFLPYLVMSHRFEQYVKSVQTETAIPHISTQQINDFPIVLPPLLEQCRIAEILGVWDESIDLLEKLIGRVRSRKQGLMQQLLTGKKRFKEFEGSEWKKVSLEKIADINPRSHPNNLQFVGEFVEMASVSESGHLKNIASINLDTSTSGYTAFINGDTLVAKITPCFENGKGAFIEGLRGIGFGSTEFFVLRAKMEIIPIYLYYLTRTYNFGMRGKTMMQGSGGQQRVPSDFIRQFAVKLPSIPEQEKIAAVLSAADEEISTLEKQLAAYKQQKLGLMQQLLTGKIRVEMI